TTCGCGGAGCGCGCGTATTTGCCTGCTATCGCCCAGGGACTCGGCATTACCTTAAAACACTTCTTCAAAAAGAAAGCGACCGTACAGTACCCGGAGCAAACCCGCGAGCGCAGCGAGCACTGGCGCGGCCTGCACGTGCTGAAGCGCGACGAGAACGGCGCAGAGCGCTGCACGGCCTGTGGTCTGTGCGCCGTGGCCTGCCCTGCCGAAGCCATCACCATGACGGCTGGCGAGCGAAAAGCCGGCGAGGAAGGACTGTACCGGGAGGAGAAGTATGCGGTAACATACGAGGTGAACATGCTGCGTTGCATTTTCTGCGGCCTTTGTGAAGAAGCGTGCCCGAAAGCGGCCATCTTCCTGCAGGACGATAAAATTGCCCCGGCCCGTTACGAGCGCGACGAGTTTATCTACGGCAAAGACCGCTTAGTTGAGCCTCTTAAAACCACTGAAACAAAATAACCCGATGACCGAGAGTCTTTTCTTCTTTCTTGCTTCGCTGACACTGCTTTGCGCCCTGATGGTGGTGATCTCCAAAAACCCGGTGCACAGCGTCCTGTTTTTGATCATTACGTTCTTTACCATCTCCGGCCATTATATCCTGCTCAACGCGCAGTTCCTGGCTGCGGTAAACATTATTGTGTACGCCGGGGCAATCATGGTGCTTTTCCTGTTCGTGATCATGTTCCTGAACATGAGTAAGGACTCTGAGAAAAGTGTTAAGACCTCCACCCTAAGCAAGTTTGCTGGTACCATTGCCGGTGGTTTGCTGTTCGTTATACTTATCGCTGCCCTGAAAGACACTAGTGTTATGGGCTATGATGCGGCTGTGTATGACTCGCAGGTGGGCATGGTGGAGAACCTTGGCTTTGTGCTGTACACGCAGTACCTGCTGCCATTTGAGCTCGCTTCGGTGCTGTTCCTGGTGGCCATGGTGGGCGCCGTGATGCTGGGTAAGAAAGAAAAAGGCGAAGCGCACTTCTAGCGTTCATCGTTATACTTAAAACAAAAGAGCCTGCTTTCATGAAAGCAGGCTCTTTTGTTTTATAAGGTTACTGCACCTGCAGTTGCACCTCCAGCAACTCGGAGTGTCCCAAGTCATCATCCGACACCACTACCACCTCATACTGCCCCTGCTCCTCTCCTGCCAGCACCACCAGCGACTCAGCCTTACCCAGGTAAGGAGAACCATCCGAGTTCTGAATCAGAACCGTTGGTACATTTAACGGGTTGTTTGAATCCGTGGCATACGGCAGCGCGTTCAGGTCGATTACCCCAATGTAGCTGCCCAGTACTTCGCCGTCTTCGATGGCGTTTGGTGTATCCTCGACGGAGGCGGTGAAAAAAAGGCGGTCCCCTGACGCATAAGCGCCAGAAAAGCTGGCTTTGTTCTGCCCCATAGCAGGCAAGGTAAAGTGGTATACCGCAGCGGCAGGAATCTCGGCACCTTCCATCACAAAACGCTTGAAAGCATCCGCATCCAGGCGAATCAGCACATTCGCGCCTCCCCCGGCAGGGCGCTGCAGCAGGTACACATAGGTTTTGTCGAGTGCCAGCCCTTCCAGATTCAGTTCTCCTTCCGTCTCCAGTTTCAGCACATGCTTCAGAAAAGTATAAAACCGGCTCATGTCCAGTTCCCGCACCGCGTTCCCTTCGGACAGGTTCACCAGAAAGCCCCTGTTCCGCGCTTCGCTGGCGCCGGAGCCCAGCAAAAGCAGCATTTCGTCACGGCCATAGGTAAAATGCGCCATACTTTCCAGGTCGGGTTTGGAGGCTTTGGGAATGCGGCCGGAGGAAAATTCTGCTGTATCGAACAGCGCGTGCTGCTCCAGCAACTGAAACTGCTCATTCAACTTGTACAGAAAGGGCGAATCATCTCCCATTATATAATAACTGTCCTGCACCCGTTCCACCCCCGAGGCGGATGGGATGTTCTGGTAAAAGTACTTGCGCTGTGTGGTGGCGGTTAGGTTCAGTGTTTTCATGCGTTCCAGGGCTGGGGCTGCGGTATCCGAAGTTTCAGGTACGTCTGTTTTGCAGGAGGGCAACAGAAACAACAGGCAGGCAAAGCATAGCAGGTAAGGATATTTCATGGTTTATGTAGCGTTCCATCCTAGCTACGCAAGGCTGGCTCAAAAGTATAAACGGGCAAGTTGGTGGCAGCAGGAAGCTTAGAGTGCCAAGGCCGCAAAAAAAGCCATTTTAAGCACAAAAAAGCATAAGTTGGGTACCAGTTGCCCCTGAATAAGAATAGGAAATATGTTATGGTTTTTAAGAAAATGGGGATAACTTTGCGTCTTGATTTTTGGACTTAAAGTAAAAGCGTAATTCGTTCAGCCCAACAAAATGAACAATATACCTGAGGTCATCAGAACCGTTCCTTTAGAATACTACCTCTTTTTTAGTGCGGCCTTATTTGTAATCGGTGTTATTGGAGTGCTCACGCGCCGCAATGCCATCGTTATTTTCATGTGCATCGAGCTGATGCTGAATGCTGTGAACCTGCTGCTCACTGCCCTTTCCGCTTACCGCGCGGATGCCAATGCACAGGTTTTCGTGTTCTTCATCATGGCCGTAGCGGCCGCCGAAGTATGCGTGGGACTGGCCATTATTGTGATGACCTACCGCAACATCCGCTCTACTGATGTACAACTGCTGAACTACCTGAAGTGGTAGCAGCCCTCCCAAAATCGACTAGCCTAAAAAACTTATACTGATGCAAGAGATTGTAATGCCGCTTAACAACCAGGGAATGGCACTGCTCTGTTTGCTTGTTCCGTTGCTGCCGCTTGCCGGCTTTATCATCAACGGACTGGGCAACCGCACGATCCCAAAGGGCCTGGTAAGCTTTATTGGCTGCAGCACTGTGCTGGCCTCTTTCCTGATCACCGCATATATTTTCCTCGACTTTACCGCAAACGGAAGCCGCGCCTATACTGTTGATTTCTATGACTGGATATCGGTAGGCAGCATGCAAATCGGTTTCTCGTTCCTGATTGACCAGCTCACGCTTTTCATGATGCTGATGGTAACGGGAATCGGCTTCTTCATCCACCTGTACTCGGCCGGCTACATGAGCCACGACGAGAACTTCGGGAAGTTCTTTTCCTTCATCAACCTGTTCATGTTCTCCATGCTGCTGCTGGTGATGGGCTCTAACTACGTGATGATGTTCGTGGGCTGGGAAGGCGTGGGCCTTTGCTCTTACCTGCTGATTGGCTTCTGGAACAAGAACACCAACTACAACAACGCCGCCAAGAAAGCCTTCGTGATGAACCGCATCGGTGACCTAGGTTTCCTGCTGGGCATTTTCCTGATCTTCATGACCTTTGGTTCTGTGTCTTACCCTCAGGTTTTTGCGGAGGCTGCAGGCTACACAGGTGGTATCGATTCTACCGTGATGATTGCCATTACGCTGCTCCTTTTTGTAGGTGCGATGGGTAAAAGCGCGCAGCTGCCGCTGTTTACCTGGCTGCCAGATGCGATGGCGGGTCCTACGCCTGTTTCGGCCCTGATACACGCGGCAACCATGGTAACGGCCGGTATTTATATGGTGGTTCGCTCAAACGTATTATACGCACTGGCTCCTACCACCATGGAAATCATTGCCATTGTTGGTGTAGCCACGGCAGTGCTGGCGGCTACCATCGGTCTGGCGCAAAATGATATCAAGAAAGTGCTGGCTTACTCCACCGTATCGCAGCTGGGTTACATGTTCCTGGCGCTGGGTGTGATGGCCTTCTCCTCTTCGCTGTTCCACGTACTCACGCACGCATTCTTCAAGGCGCTGCTGTTCCTGGGTGCCGGTTCTGTGATTCACGCCATGAGCAACGAGCAGGACATTCGCAGCATGGGTGGCCTCCGCAAGTACTTGCCTATCACATTTGTTACTTTCCTGATCGGTACGCTGGCCATTGCCGGTATTCCTCCTTTCGCGGGCTTCTTCTCTAAAGATGAGCTGCTGGCGCATGTGTGGGAATACAACAAAGTGCTGTGGGCACTGGGCATGCTGGCCTCTTTCATGACCTCGTTCTACATGTTCCGCCTGGTGTTCCTGACCTTCTTCGGTACGTTCCGGGGCACAGTAGAGCAGAAGAGCCACCTGCACGAGTCACCGATCTCTATGACGCTGCCGCTTATCGTGCTGGCGATACTTTCAACCGTGGGTGGTTTCTTGGGGATTCCGGCCGTGTTCGGTGAGAACAGCCATGTACTGCAGAACTACCTGGCTCCTATTTATACTTACGCCCGCGTAGCAAACGCCGCCGCTGTAGAACCGCTTCACCTGGACCACGCCACCGAATGGATGCTGATGGGCTTATCCGTGGGTGTGGCCGTAATCGCTGCCATCATTGCCTATGTCATGTACGTGAGCAAGAAAACAGTTCCTGCCACAGAGGGGACCAAGCTTGCCCCGCTGCATAACCTGGTGTACCACAAATACTACATTGACGAGTTATACAATGCCATCATTGTTCGCCCGATCATGTGGCTGTCGGGTGTTTTCCACCGCGTGCTGGATGTGGTGGTAGTGGATGGCATTGTGAACAGCTTTGGCAGGCTGACCATGCTAAGCGGCCGTACGCTTCGGTTTGCGCAGAGCGGTGCTATTGGTTTTTACCTGCTCGTGATGGTGTGCAGCATCGTGCTGATTCTATTTTTAAACTTCTTTATCGGATAAGGTTCCTAGCAGATGATCATTACAGCTCTATTACTTTTCTGGCCTGCCTTAGCCGCACTTATCGTGTTGCTCATAAAAGGACAGGGTGCTAAGAAAGTGGCTTTTGTAGCAGCGCTCGTTGAGTTTGCACTTGCATTGGTGGCCCTGACTAGCTTCAACACGGAACTTGGCACCACACAGCTTGCCCTTAGCACGCCATGGGTAGCAAGCGCCGGCATTAACTTCAGCATCGGCATGGATGGTATCAGCCTGCTGATGGTGTTGCTGACTACCTTCCTGGTGCCGCTCATCATTCTTTCCGCTTTCAAGCACGATTACAAGAACCCGAACGCTTTCTACGCCCTTATCCTGTTTATGCAAACTGGCTTGATCGGTGTATTTGTGGCGCTTGATGCATTCGTATTCTACTTCTTCTGGGAAGTAGCCTTGATTCCGATCTACTTTATCGCTGCTGTTTGGGGCGGGGCGAACAGAATTCGTATTACGTTCAAGTTCTTTGTGTACACCATCTTCGGATCGCTGTTCATGCTGGCTGCGTTTGTGTATTTATACTTGCAGACGCCGGGCACACACTCATCCGATGTAAACGCGTTCTACCAGTTGGCGCTTTCCAGCGAGTCACAAAGCTGGATCTTCTGGTTCCTGTTTATCGCCTTCGCCATTAAAATGCCGGTGTTCCCGTTCCACACCTGGCAGCCCGACACCTATACCGAGTCGCCCCCTCAGGCTACGATGCTGCTTTCAGGCATCATGCTGAAGATGGGAATTTACGGTGTGCTGCGGTGGTTGCTTCCGGTGGTGCCATTAGGAGTAAGCCAGTGGGATGAGCTGGTACTTGTACTTTCTATCATCGGTATAGTATACGCCTCCATCATCGCCATCCGCCAAAGCGATCTGAAGCGCCTGATCGCCTACTCCTCTATCGCCCACGTGGGACTGATTGCGGCGGGTATCTTCACGCTGAACGAGCAGGGCCTGCAAGGTGGCGTTATTCAAATGCTAAGCCACGGTATTAATGTGGTAGGCCTGTTCTTTATCATCGACATTATTTTCAGCCGCACACAGACACGCGAGATCATTGGTCTGGGAGGTATCACGCAAAACGCGAAAATGCTTTCCATCTTCTTCATGATCCTGCTGCTGGGCTCGGTGGCACTGCCGCTTACAAACGGCTTTGTTGGTGAGTTCCTACTGCTTTCCGGTGTGTTTCAGTACAACCCATGGTTTGGCGCTGTGGCTGGCTTAACGATTATACTTGGTGCGGTGTACATGCTGCGCATGTTTCAGGGTGTGATGTTCGGCACCAAATCGGAGCTGACGCAGCACTTTACAGACCTGACGCTGAACGAGAAGGCCGTACTGATTCCGCTGGTGGTGATGGTGTTCTGGATCGGTTTATTCCCGAATACTTTCCTGAGCATTTCAGAGCCCGCGGTAAATAACCTGCTGACCATCATTAACCGCTAGGCAGCTAAAGAGAAACGTTTTTACAGAAATACGACGACATGACTTCGATCATACTTCTATCTGTTTTCGGCATCATAAACCTCTTTGTAGGATTTATGAAATCAAAGAAGGTCTTACTGCCCCTGTCGCTACTGTTTTTAGTGGTGGTGTTTGGCGTAAACCTGCTGAGCTGGAACGATACGCAGAGCTACTTCAACAACATGCTCACCATCGATAATTACGCGGTGGCGTTTACAGGCGTGATGGTGCTTTCCACGCTCCTGCTTTTGCCTTTCTCCCAGCGCTACGTAGACAAGGAAGATGCGAACCTGGCAGAGTATTATACCCTGCTGCTTTTCGCGCTGGTGGGCTCTATCATGATGGTGGGTTACGAGAACCTGCTCATGCTTTTTATTGGTGTTGAGATTCTATCCATTGCGATGTACGTACTGGCCGGCAGCGACAAGTCGAGCCTGCGCTCGAACGAAGCCGCGCTGAAGTACTTCCTCATGGGCTCCTTCTTTACCGGCATCATGCTGTTCGGTATTGTGATGATTTACGGTGCAACGGGTACTTTTAACGTTGCCGAAATTGGCGCTGTGGAAGTGGCCGCTGATGGCTTAATGAGCACTATGTTTATACTTGGCATGCTGCTGCTGATCATCGGTATCTCGTTCAAAATCTCTGCCGCCCCTTTTCACTTCTGGGCTCCTGACGTGTACGACGGTACCCCAACCTTCTTCACAGCCTTCATGTCGACAGTAGTGAAAACGGCTGGTGTGGCTGCCTTTTACAAGCTGATGGTGGCCGCTTTCGCCGCTGCTTACATCACCTGGTTCCCAACGCTAATCGCCATTACGGTGCTGACGCTGATTGTTGGTAACGTGGGCGCCGTAGTACAGACAAGTATGAAGCGCATGCTGGCTTACTCCAGTATCTCGCACGCCGGTTATATGCTGATGGCGCTGATTGCTTTCAACCAACTGTCTGATTCCTCTATCCTGTTCTACTCTGTAGCCTATGCGTCGGCAACTATCGCTGCCTTCGGCGTACTGAAAATGGTACAGGATCAGCGCGGCAGTGCAGCATACGAGGCATTCAACGGCTTGGGCAAAACAAACCCGCTGCTTGCCTTCGCCATGACTGTGTCCATGCTTTCGTTGGCTGGTATTCCGCTCACGGCAGGATTCTTCGGTAAGTTCTTCGTGTTTACTTCAGTGCTGCAGAACCCTGACTTGCTGTGGCTGGTTGTTTTGGCTGTGATTCTGGCTGCTGTTGGTATCTACTACTACTTCCGGGTAGTGATTGCGATGTACATGCACCCTGCTGAAAACCGTGAAGTAATACAGGTAGGTAGCTTTACCTCCTTCACTCTTATCTTCATCACCATCCTGACTATTCTACTGGGCATAGCGCCTGCCCTGGTAAGCGACTTACTCTAGCATAACTACACTTCACAGGAACAGCGGCTGCCTTGCAAAAGGCAGCCGCTGTTGTTTTATAGATCAATCTCGTGGATCAGCAAAGACTTTGCGATATCCAAAGGTTACGCGAGTGTCCGGCTACAAAGCTACTCCACCAGACGCACGCAGGAGCTGCGCACGCTGCGAGGTCTTACCTACACTGCGCCTGCTCAAAAGACCTCGCGGTGTCTTTAGACCCGCGAGCGTCTGTAGGATCAGCTGTTCCGATTTCCTCCCATCCCGCAAATCCTAGAAATCCTGATTCGGATAACAGGTGCACGATTGGAAAGGTCGCGACCTGTCCCTACAAACTAATATCAAACGGTATTGCCATGCATTTACCCATCCAAGTATAAAAACTGTAGCACCAGTCATTCCCGCTACACAACCCCCAATCAACACCACTTATCCACATATCCACACTACTATAAGCAAAGCAGCCTAAAATGGTGGATAAAGGGCACTTTTATACTTCAATCCACACAGTTATCCACATTTTAAACAACAGCATGTATGAAATGTGGATGAAAAACAAAGGCCTGCCGCTGAAATCAGCGGCAGGCCTTCTATAGCTTGTGGAAAAACGACTGTTACCCTTTCGGAAGGTTTTTCATGTTTATGTGTAACTCATCGAGCTGCGCTTCAGAGATTGGGGCTGGTGCATCAATCATCACATCACGGCCGGAGTTATTCTTCGGGAAGGCGATGTAGTCACGGATAGAGTCGGAGCCACCGAACAGGGAGCACAGGCGGTCGAAGCCAAAGGCGATGCCACCGTGCGGCGGCGCCCCGTACTCAAACGCGTTCATCAGGAAGCCAAACTGAGCCTCTGCCTCTTCTTTGGTGAAGCCCAGTAAGCTGAACATTTGCGACTGCAGGGTGCGGTCGTAGATACGGATAGAACCGCCGCCTACTTCCACGCCATTAATTACCATGTCGTAGGCATTGGCACGAATAGCACCCGGGTTGCTCTCGATCAGGTGCAGGTCCTCCGGCTTTGGCGACGTGAACGGGTGGTGCATCGCGTGGTAACGCTGCGCCTCCTCGTCCCACTCCAGCAGTGGGAAATCAACCACCCATAGCGGAGAGAATACATTTTTATCGCGTAGGCCTAGGCGTGTGCCCATTTCCAGGCGCAGTTCATTTAACGCTTTGCGTGTTTTATCTGCTCCACCGGCAAGTATAAGTATAAGATCGCCTGGCTTTGCATTCAAAGCGTTTGCCCACTCCTGCAGGTCTTCAGGAGAGTAGAATTTATCAACAGATGATTTCACGCTGCCGTCTTCGTTTACGCGGGCGTAAACCAGACCAGTGGCGCCAATCTGCGGACGCTTCACAAAATCTATTAGTTCGTCGAGTTGCTTGCGGGTGTAGGAGGCGGCACCTTCAGCACAGATACCAACTACCAGTTCGGCGTCGTCAAATACTTTAAAGCCTTTGTTTTTTACCAATGGGTTCAGCTCCACAAACTGCATTCCGAAGCGCGTATCCGGCTTATCAGAACCGTAAAGGCGCATGGCATCTGCGTAGGTCATACGCGGCAGCTTCTCAATGTTCACGTCCTTCACCTGCGCAAACAGGTGCTTGATAAACCCTTCGAAGGTGTTCAGGATATCCTCCTGCTGCACAAACGACATTTCGCAGTCAATTTGCGTGAACTCCGGTTGGCGGTCAGCACGCAAATCCTCGTCACGGAAGCACTTCACGATCTGGAAATATTTATCGAAGCCCGACACCATCAGCAGCTGTTTAAAGGTCTGCGGCGACTGTGGCAGGGCATAAAACTCACCTGCGTTCATACGGCTCGGAACCACAAAATCGCGGGCACCTTCCGGCGTAGATTTGATCAGGTAAGGCGTTTCTACTTCGATGAAGTTCAGGCCATCCAGGTAGTTTCGGGTTTCGCGCATCATGCGGTGGCGCAACTCCAAGTTGCGACGAACAGGCGTGCGGCGCAGGTCCAGGTAACGGTAGCGCATGCGCAGGTCGTCTCCGCCGTCTGTCTCATCCTCAATCAGGAAAGGCGGCAGTTTAGCCGGGTTCAGTACCTCTATCTTAGTTACCTGCAGCTCGATGTCGCCGGTAGGTATTTTATCGTTTTTAGAATGACGCTCAATGACTTTACCAGTGGCTTGAATCACGAACTCACGGCCCAGGCTGCGGGCCTGCTGCATCAGTTCAGTGGCGGTGATGCCTTCGTCAAGAGACAGCTGTGTGATGCCGTACCGGTCGCGCAAATCAATCCACAGCATGCCGCCCTTGTCGCGGAGGCGCTGCACCCAACCGGTTAAAATTACCTCTTCGCCAACATTGGCCAGGCGAAGCTCGCCACAAGTATGAGTTCGGAACATAGTATGATGTACTTCTATAGTTTGATACAAAGGTAATAATCTTGCGCCGCGTTTGCTCCCTGGCGCTGAAAGAACTTACTCCAGCAGGTCACGTGCCGCAGCCACGTTGTCTACTTGAATGGCGTCCGGCTGCATGTTGATCATCTTGGCGATGCGGGAGCGGGACTTCCCGCCGAACAGCGCTACCTGCAGTCCCAAAGCTTTCGCCTGCTGCACCTGCGCTTCGCTCACGTTGCGTCCGTTGGCGCAAATACCCTGCAATTTATACTTCTGAATTGTCTGCAGCGCCTCGTCGAACGAGCCGCCGGTGTCCAGCATGAGCTGCGCCTGTGGCTCTACCTCACGAAAGGCCATCAGGAAATCAGGATTGGGCGAGATAAACACCAGCTGCTGCACCGGGTAGTTATACTTGCGGAGCATCGCCAGCAGCGTTTGGGCATAGTTTAGATGACGCTCCGGCTTCTGGTTGCGCAGGTCCAGGTGCAGGTACGGCAGTTCCGGATAAGTAGCAAAACGTTGCAGCATGGCTTCTAACGTGATGATCTCCTCGTCCTGGAAAAGATCGTAGCCGAAGCCGCCAGTATACTTCAACCCAATTACCTCATTAGCCGACAAATCATCTATAAAGCCCGTCGCGGCGGTACTGCTCTCCAGCGTTGGATCGTGGTACAGCACCGGCACCCCGTCCTGCGTCAGCTGCACGTCCACCTCCACGCCATCTGCGCTGTGCTCCTCCACCGCCTGCAAAATAGAGGCCATACTATTGGAAGGCAGCGGGTTGAACGGATTAAAGGGCGACATGAAGCCGGAACCGGCATGGCCAATCACCTGCACATCGGTATGCACTATCTTGTCGTGCCGGTACAGCAGCCAGCCACCGAGAGCCAGGCCAAACAGCACAAATGCCAGCACCGCGAGTTTTACCTTGCGCGGCACCTGCCGCTTCGACATGTGGTGTACAGTAGCCAATTGTAAAATTTATGATTAAACAACGAAGGTAACACAGAATCTTTATAAATACTCTTAATTTTGCGATCGCACAAACACAGCCAGATGTCCGGAACTCCGAAAACAACCTTCACCAAAATATTCACGGCAGACGCCGCCACGCTGGGTCAGCCGCAGGAGCGTTACCTTATTCCGCTTTCCACTGTTCTGCTAATTGCGCTAGCCATACGCTTGATAGCTGCTTTTTTCTCCAAGGGCTTTGCTTTCAGCGACGATCATTTTGACGTGATCACCATTGCCCAGGGATGGCTGGACGGGTTCCCGCTGTGGCTGAACGAGCCGATGCCGCCGCGCCACAGCATGCTCTACGTGCTGCTGCATTATGCGCTGTTTTACGTGATGGAGGCAATGGGCATTTTCAGCCCGGAGGTGAAGATGACGGTAGTGCGCCTGATCCACGCGGTTTATTCGCTGCTGGTAGTATACTTTGGCTATAAGTTAACAGAGCGGTTATCGAACAGGGCCAACGCGCGGCTGGTGGGCCTGATGCTGGCGCTGATGTGGTTTATGCCCTTCATGAGCGTGCGCAACCTGGTGGAGATGGTGTGTATTCCACCTTACCTGGCTGCCTTTTACCTGATGGTGCGCGAAGATCAATCGGAGCGGAAACGCGTGATGCCTTACTTTTGGGCAGGTGTACTGTTCGCGCTGGCATTCGTGTTCCGCTACCATACGGTGCTGTTCGGCGCGGGTGCCGGCCTGGTGCTGCTTTACAAGCGCCAGTGGCGCAAGGCCATAGCCGTTCTGGTTGGATTTGCCGTAGCCGCCTTCCTGATCCAGGGCACAATCGATATCATCTTCTTCGATTACCCTTTCCACTCCATTGTAGCTTACTTCCTGTATAATACCGAGCATGCCTATGGCTACAGCACGGGACCCGTTTACCGCTTTGCCCTAACCATACTTGGCTTCCTGGTGCCGCCGGTGAGCGCGTTCCTGGTGGTGGGTTATTCGCGCACGGCAAAGCTGGCACCGAAGCTTTTCTGGGGTGGTTTGATCTTTTTCGTGGCGCACTCGCTGTTCCCCAACAAGCAGGAGCGCTTTATACTTCCATTGCTCCCCCTCATCATGGTGCTCGGCGTGATCGGATGGCAGAGCTTTGTGCGCCAGTCGGCTTTCTGGAACAAGCGCCGCAAACTGCTGGCTGCCTGCTGGGGCTTTTTCTGGGTGCTGAACCTGCTGGCTACCGTGGGCATGGCTTTTACCTATACCAAGAAAAGCCGCGTGGCGCCGCTGGTATACTTATCAGACAAGCCTGACGTGGATGGCGTGGTGCTGGAGTTCGGAAACCACAGCGTCAAAACTCCTCCCCTCTTTTACCTCGGCCGCCCCAGCGTGGTGTATGATAAGTATGTAATCGATGAGGACATGGTGTGGGAAGAATACCTGCAGGGGCAAAAGCAATTGCCGGAAAACTTTGTGATGGTGTATACCCTGAACGAAGACAAGACCCAGCAGGAGTTCAACGAAGAAATAACGGCATCGCCCTACAAAGCAGATTATGTAGCAGTTATCGGTACCGATGACATGGAAGAGCGCATGGCCCGCCTCCACGAATTCTACCCCAACCTCAAGTTAGATCATACTATCTCTCCTTCCCTCTATGATAGGGTGCTGCACCTGCTCAACCCGCGTGTGCATAAGAATGAGGTGGTGCAGATTTATGAAGTGAAAGAGTAGAGGAAATTGTTTTGATGGGTGTACTGGCGCAAGTCTTTGGACTTGTGTCCTGGTATGATGTTGAGTTTGTAACTCTACTGGCTTGAAAAGCCACACTTTCATAGTTGCTGCTTATTACAACTAGAAACAAGCTATTTTTTCTAGCCACTGCTGATCCTCTAGCTCCCAAATACCTACTGTTCCACCTCTGGCTTTGGAGCGCTCACGGCCGCGGGGCCCTGTCCTCGGGCATCGCGCTGGAACCTTTTCTTTGCTCGCTGCGCTTTGCAATCCCGCTAGCGCGGGACCGAAAAACTCCATAGGCGCTCAACCCAAGGACTGGAATCGGTTCAGATGCCGATGGCTCATGCTATGCAACGAAGGCTAAGTCCCCCTTTGAAGGGGGCAGGGGGATGTTCCTGCTACTACAGGAACTCCCTTCCTTAAATAAGGAGGGGTTAGGGGTGGATTATTCAGAGCAACCCAAGCTACCGCGTTTATAGTTGCAGAATCTAGCACTCCCTCCCCTGTTTTTTGGAAAGGGCTGGGGAGGAATTATCGCACATACTTTAACTTCGCCTGAAACAACACTACTTATCATCAACCTC
Above is a window of Pontibacter akesuensis DNA encoding:
- a CDS encoding glycerophosphodiester phosphodiesterase, coding for MATVHHMSKRQVPRKVKLAVLAFVLFGLALGGWLLYRHDKIVHTDVQVIGHAGSGFMSPFNPFNPLPSNSMASILQAVEEHSADGVEVDVQLTQDGVPVLYHDPTLESSTAATGFIDDLSANEVIGLKYTGGFGYDLFQDEEIITLEAMLQRFATYPELPYLHLDLRNQKPERHLNYAQTLLAMLRKYNYPVQQLVFISPNPDFLMAFREVEPQAQLMLDTGGSFDEALQTIQKYKLQGICANGRNVSEAQVQQAKALGLQVALFGGKSRSRIAKMINMQPDAIQVDNVAAARDLLE
- the aspS gene encoding aspartate--tRNA ligase; this encodes MFRTHTCGELRLANVGEEVILTGWVQRLRDKGGMLWIDLRDRYGITQLSLDEGITATELMQQARSLGREFVIQATGKVIERHSKNDKIPTGDIELQVTKIEVLNPAKLPPFLIEDETDGGDDLRMRYRYLDLRRTPVRRNLELRHRMMRETRNYLDGLNFIEVETPYLIKSTPEGARDFVVPSRMNAGEFYALPQSPQTFKQLLMVSGFDKYFQIVKCFRDEDLRADRQPEFTQIDCEMSFVQQEDILNTFEGFIKHLFAQVKDVNIEKLPRMTYADAMRLYGSDKPDTRFGMQFVELNPLVKNKGFKVFDDAELVVGICAEGAASYTRKQLDELIDFVKRPQIGATGLVYARVNEDGSVKSSVDKFYSPEDLQEWANALNAKPGDLILILAGGADKTRKALNELRLEMGTRLGLRDKNVFSPLWVVDFPLLEWDEEAQRYHAMHHPFTSPKPEDLHLIESNPGAIRANAYDMVINGVEVGGGSIRIYDRTLQSQMFSLLGFTKEEAEAQFGFLMNAFEYGAPPHGGIAFGFDRLCSLFGGSDSIRDYIAFPKNNSGRDVMIDAPAPISEAQLDELHINMKNLPKG
- a CDS encoding glycosyltransferase family 39 protein; its protein translation is MSGTPKTTFTKIFTADAATLGQPQERYLIPLSTVLLIALAIRLIAAFFSKGFAFSDDHFDVITIAQGWLDGFPLWLNEPMPPRHSMLYVLLHYALFYVMEAMGIFSPEVKMTVVRLIHAVYSLLVVYFGYKLTERLSNRANARLVGLMLALMWFMPFMSVRNLVEMVCIPPYLAAFYLMVREDQSERKRVMPYFWAGVLFALAFVFRYHTVLFGAGAGLVLLYKRQWRKAIAVLVGFAVAAFLIQGTIDIIFFDYPFHSIVAYFLYNTEHAYGYSTGPVYRFALTILGFLVPPVSAFLVVGYSRTAKLAPKLFWGGLIFFVAHSLFPNKQERFILPLLPLIMVLGVIGWQSFVRQSAFWNKRRKLLAACWGFFWVLNLLATVGMAFTYTKKSRVAPLVYLSDKPDVDGVVLEFGNHSVKTPPLFYLGRPSVVYDKYVIDEDMVWEEYLQGQKQLPENFVMVYTLNEDKTQQEFNEEITASPYKADYVAVIGTDDMEERMARLHEFYPNLKLDHTISPSLYDRVLHLLNPRVHKNEVVQIYEVKE